In Romboutsia lituseburensis, a genomic segment contains:
- a CDS encoding HAD family hydrolase: protein MKKIAAFFDIDGTLYRDSLMVEHFKKLIKYDIIDQKGWYEHARDTFMDWDKRQGNYDDYLDDVCELYVKSLIGLDKTCINFTSDQVIKLKSDRVYKYTRSRIKWHLDNNHIVIFISGSPNFLVEKMAKKYNVTDFIGSDYVFENDTFNGTVVPMWDSASKNTAINDFVEKYNIDLSKSYAYGDTNGDINMLRRVGNPIAINPTKELVNHIASDDSVSKIAKIIVERKDIVYSLSSTVDILDI from the coding sequence ATGAAAAAAATTGCAGCTTTCTTTGATATAGACGGTACACTTTATAGAGATTCTCTTATGGTTGAACATTTCAAGAAACTAATAAAGTATGATATAATCGATCAAAAAGGTTGGTATGAACACGCAAGAGACACTTTCATGGATTGGGATAAAAGACAAGGTAACTATGACGATTATTTAGATGATGTATGTGAGTTATATGTTAAATCTTTAATTGGTCTAGATAAAACTTGCATTAATTTTACAAGTGACCAAGTAATAAAATTAAAATCTGATAGAGTTTACAAATATACTCGTTCTAGAATAAAGTGGCATTTAGATAACAATCACATTGTTATTTTCATATCTGGTAGTCCTAATTTCTTAGTTGAAAAAATGGCTAAAAAATATAATGTAACTGATTTTATAGGTAGTGATTATGTATTTGAAAATGATACATTTAACGGGACTGTAGTTCCTATGTGGGACTCTGCAAGTAAAAATACTGCTATAAATGATTTTGTGGAAAAGTATAATATAGATTTATCTAAATCTTATGCATATGGCGATACTAATGGTGACATAAATATGCTAAGAAGAGTTGGAAATCCTATTGCTATAAATCCTACGAAGGAACTTGTAAATCATATCGCTAGTGATGACTCTGTTTCTAAAATAGCTAAAATTATAGTTGAAAGAAAAGATATAGTTTATTCACTTTCTTCAACTGTAGATATACTAGATATATAA
- a CDS encoding DUF5685 family protein → MFGYVKINKMDLTFREYEHYRGYYCGLCKYLKDNHGEISRLSLNYDITFLILVLTSVYRPKADVLEEGCIVNPFKKKKKIINEITEYAASMNVLLTYYKLEDNLKDDKGIKDILAYNIYKGKLKLAYEKYPKKAEVIKEQLDILYSLEQEKNINIDLVSNTFGKLMSEIFAYKEDEYEKDLRKIGFNVGKYIYILDAYEDLDKDYKKGSYNPFIEYIDKREELKEKVDKLISMSLGMLGRSIDNLNLKMNTAIIENIVYSGVYLRYQNILEKGCETNVQ, encoded by the coding sequence ATGTTCGGTTATGTAAAAATAAATAAAATGGATTTAACGTTTAGAGAGTATGAACATTATAGAGGTTATTACTGTGGCTTATGTAAGTATTTAAAAGATAATCATGGTGAAATTTCTAGATTGTCTTTGAATTATGATATAACATTTTTAATACTTGTGTTAACATCAGTATATAGACCAAAAGCTGATGTTTTAGAGGAAGGTTGCATAGTTAATCCATTTAAAAAGAAAAAGAAAATAATTAATGAAATAACAGAATATGCAGCAAGTATGAATGTGCTTCTTACATATTATAAATTAGAAGACAATTTAAAAGATGATAAGGGCATAAAAGATATATTAGCATATAATATTTATAAGGGTAAATTAAAGTTAGCATATGAAAAATATCCTAAAAAAGCAGAAGTAATAAAAGAGCAATTAGATATATTATATAGTTTAGAACAAGAAAAAAATATTAATATTGATTTAGTATCAAATACTTTTGGGAAACTTATGTCTGAGATATTTGCTTATAAAGAAGATGAATATGAAAAAGATTTAAGGAAAATTGGATTTAACGTAGGTAAGTATATATATATACTAGATGCTTATGAAGATTTAGACAAAGACTATAAAAAAGGTAGCTATAATCCTTTTATAGAATACATAGACAAAAGAGAAGAATTAAAAGAAAAAGTGGATAAACTTATAAGTATGTCTTTAGGTATGCTGGGAAGAAGTATAGATAATTTAAATTTAAAAATGAATACAGCAATAATAGAGAATATTGTTTATTCAGGAGTTTATCTTAGATATCAAAATATTTTAGAAAAAGGGTGTGAAACTAATGTACAGTAA
- a CDS encoding heavy metal translocating P-type ATPase has product MDACSLIKKEIILGGLNCAHCAEVINEKVGKLEEIESSNLNFINKKLTINIIEGSNEKDVLDKVIDIINSTEPGLDIQVLTKQKNVKREIILGGLNCAHCAEVINEKVGKLEEIESSNLNFINKKLSLEINKSVNEKELLDKVVGIINDTEPGLDIQINYEKERNTNSVKEEPKSDVNKADLIKLIIGAVVYIFGIYQTATGFESQFSNLIFLIAYIIVGGEVLLKAVKNAFKGHMFDENFLMAIATVGALAIGELPEAVGVMLFYQVGEFLQGMAVGKSRKSITALMQIRPDSANLKVGSDMKVVSPEDVSIGDIIIVKPGEKVPLDGIVIEGISMVDTSALTGESVLREITVGEDILSGFINKNALLTIKVTKEFGESTVAKILDLVENASSKKSKTENFITKFSKYYTPAVVISALLIAVVPPIVINDAVFSDWLYRGLIFLVVSCPCALVLSIPLSFFSGIGFASKNGILIKGSNYLEALRSVDTVVFDKTGTLTKGVFNVTKINSVGISEENLLEYAAVAEANSNHPIAKSILNYYNNSVDLEKIESYEEIAAYGIKVGYSGEHILAGNEKLMRKENIFYSPAKEVGTVVYIAVNKVYRGYIVISDEIKEDSIDAIKHLKYMGIKEVVMLTGDNEKVANNIASQLGLDKVYSNLLPNEKVDKLEEIYKGRTEKEKVIFVGDGINDAPVLARADVGIAMGGLGSDAAIEAADVVLMTDEPSKISKAIEIATKTNKIVWQNITFALGIKIIVLILGAGGIATMWEAIFADVGVALIAVLNAMRAMR; this is encoded by the coding sequence ATGGATGCTTGTAGTTTAATAAAAAAAGAAATAATCTTAGGTGGATTAAATTGTGCACATTGTGCAGAAGTAATAAATGAAAAGGTTGGGAAACTAGAAGAGATAGAATCATCGAATTTAAACTTTATAAATAAAAAACTTACTATAAATATAATTGAAGGATCGAATGAAAAAGATGTCTTAGATAAAGTTATAGATATAATAAACTCCACAGAGCCGGGATTAGATATTCAAGTATTAACAAAACAAAAAAATGTAAAAAGAGAAATAATCTTAGGTGGGTTAAATTGTGCACATTGTGCAGAAGTAATAAATGAAAAGGTTGGAAAGTTAGAAGAGATAGAATCATCAAACTTAAATTTTATAAATAAAAAATTAAGTTTAGAAATAAATAAGTCAGTGAATGAAAAAGAGTTATTAGATAAAGTAGTAGGTATAATTAATGATACTGAACCTGGATTAGATATACAGATAAATTATGAGAAAGAAAGAAATACAAATTCAGTTAAGGAAGAACCAAAATCAGATGTAAATAAAGCAGATTTGATAAAGCTAATCATAGGTGCAGTTGTTTATATATTTGGAATATATCAAACTGCTACTGGATTTGAAAGTCAATTTAGTAATTTAATATTTTTAATAGCATACATCATAGTAGGTGGAGAAGTTTTATTAAAAGCAGTAAAGAATGCATTTAAAGGACACATGTTTGATGAAAACTTCTTGATGGCTATAGCTACAGTAGGAGCATTAGCAATAGGAGAGTTACCAGAAGCAGTAGGTGTTATGCTATTTTACCAAGTAGGTGAATTTTTACAAGGAATGGCTGTTGGAAAATCGAGAAAATCAATAACAGCTCTTATGCAGATTAGACCGGATTCAGCTAATTTAAAGGTAGGGTCTGATATGAAAGTGGTATCACCTGAAGACGTTAGCATTGGCGATATCATAATTGTAAAACCAGGAGAAAAAGTTCCTCTAGATGGGATAGTTATAGAAGGAATATCTATGGTAGATACTTCTGCTCTTACAGGAGAATCAGTTTTAAGAGAGATTACAGTAGGGGAAGACATACTATCAGGGTTTATAAATAAAAATGCTTTACTAACTATTAAAGTAACTAAAGAATTTGGAGAATCAACAGTTGCTAAAATATTAGATCTAGTAGAAAATGCCAGTAGCAAAAAATCTAAAACAGAGAATTTTATAACTAAGTTTTCTAAATATTATACTCCAGCAGTAGTAATATCAGCTTTATTAATAGCAGTAGTTCCACCTATTGTTATAAATGATGCAGTTTTTAGTGATTGGCTATACAGAGGGTTAATATTCTTAGTAGTTTCTTGTCCTTGTGCACTTGTATTATCTATACCACTTAGTTTCTTTAGTGGAATTGGATTTGCATCTAAAAATGGAATACTTATAAAAGGTAGTAACTATTTAGAAGCGTTAAGAAGTGTAGACACAGTAGTGTTTGATAAAACGGGAACTCTTACTAAAGGAGTATTTAATGTAACTAAAATAAATTCTGTAGGAATATCAGAAGAAAATTTATTAGAGTATGCAGCAGTTGCAGAAGCAAACTCGAATCACCCAATAGCAAAATCTATATTAAATTACTATAATAACAGTGTAGATTTAGAAAAGATAGAAAGTTATGAAGAGATAGCGGCATATGGAATAAAAGTTGGATACAGTGGAGAGCACATTTTAGCAGGTAACGAGAAGTTAATGAGAAAAGAAAACATCTTCTATTCTCCAGCTAAAGAAGTTGGAACAGTTGTTTATATAGCAGTAAATAAGGTATATAGAGGTTATATAGTAATATCAGATGAAATCAAAGAAGACAGTATAGATGCTATAAAACATCTAAAGTATATGGGAATAAAAGAAGTAGTAATGTTAACTGGGGATAATGAAAAGGTAGCAAATAACATTGCTAGTCAGCTAGGATTAGATAAAGTGTACTCAAATCTATTACCTAATGAGAAAGTTGATAAATTAGAAGAAATATATAAAGGAAGAACTGAAAAAGAAAAAGTAATCTTTGTTGGAGATGGTATAAATGATGCACCTGTTTTGGCAAGAGCTGATGTAGGAATTGCTATGGGTGGACTAGGATCAGATGCTGCAATAGAAGCTGCAGATGTTGTTTTAATGACAGATGAACCAAGTAAGATTTCAAAAGCAATAGAGATTGCTACTAAAACTAATAAAATAGTTTGGCAAAATATAACATTTGCTTTAGGCATAAAAATAATAGTTCTTATATTAGGTGCAGGAGGAATAGCAACTATGTGGGAAGCTATATTTGCTGATGTTGGTGTAGCATTAATAGCAGTATTAAATGCAATGAGAGCAATGAGATAA
- a CDS encoding metallophosphoesterase family protein has protein sequence MIIGLISDTHGLLREEVIQNLEGCDLIIHAGDIGKYEVIDRLREIAPLEAVLGNCDRNIDDESIATEKTVQIGNQKLYIIHDIFKLNIDLQQEKINFVIYGHSHKRNIYTENGIIYINPGSIGPKRFKLTTTMAKLYIDEKLTDEKFLKFDNCYIEFINI, from the coding sequence ATGATAATAGGTTTGATATCTGACACGCATGGATTATTGAGGGAGGAAGTTATACAAAATTTAGAAGGATGTGATTTAATAATTCATGCAGGAGATATAGGTAAATATGAAGTAATAGATAGATTAAGAGAAATAGCACCATTAGAAGCAGTATTAGGTAATTGTGATAGAAACATAGATGATGAATCTATAGCGACTGAAAAAACTGTACAGATAGGCAATCAAAAATTATATATAATACATGACATATTTAAATTAAATATAGATCTACAGCAAGAAAAAATAAATTTTGTTATATATGGACATTCACATAAGAGGAATATATATACAGAAAATGGTATAATATATATAAATCCAGGATCTATAGGTCCTAAAAGGTTTAAACTGACAACAACTATGGCAAAATTATATATAGATGAAAAATTAACAGATGAAAAATTTTTAAAGTTCGATAATTGTTATATTGAGTTTATAAATATTTAG
- the bioB gene encoding biotin synthase BioB, producing the protein MIKILVEKIKSGYSISKEEALQLINYDLNILSVYANEIREYFMDNQFDLCCIVNGKSGKCSEDCKFCAQSSYHKTNIDIYPLLTTQEFLKDSIYNYEKGVQRYSIVTSGKMLTKSEVDKVCESYNEIHNKVGIKTCASHGLLDEEDLKKLKLAGVQRYHNNLETSRRYFKNICSTHTYEDKINTIKSAQRVGLEVCSGGIIGLGESQEDRVDMALELRNLNIRSIPLNLLNYIEGTNIDNSAKVTEEEFLKTVAIFRFINPKSQIRLAGGRNLLTKYGKLAFKSGANATITGDMLTTCGIGIDEDIKMIKEMGFKIV; encoded by the coding sequence ATGATTAAAATTTTAGTAGAAAAAATAAAGAGTGGATATTCAATAAGCAAAGAAGAAGCATTACAACTTATAAACTATGACTTAAATATATTATCTGTATATGCAAATGAGATAAGAGAATACTTTATGGACAATCAATTTGACTTATGTTGTATTGTAAATGGTAAAAGTGGTAAGTGCAGTGAAGACTGTAAATTTTGTGCACAGTCATCTTATCACAAAACTAATATAGATATATATCCATTGTTAACAACACAAGAATTCTTAAAAGATTCAATATACAACTATGAAAAAGGTGTACAAAGGTACTCTATAGTAACGTCAGGAAAAATGTTAACTAAATCAGAAGTAGATAAGGTTTGTGAATCGTATAATGAAATACATAATAAAGTAGGAATAAAAACTTGCGCTTCACATGGATTGTTAGATGAAGAAGATTTAAAAAAGTTAAAACTAGCAGGGGTTCAGAGATATCATAATAACCTAGAAACATCTAGAAGATACTTTAAAAATATATGTAGTACTCATACTTATGAAGATAAAATTAATACTATAAAATCAGCACAAAGAGTAGGTCTTGAAGTATGTAGTGGAGGTATTATTGGATTAGGTGAGAGTCAAGAAGATAGAGTAGATATGGCATTAGAACTAAGAAATCTTAATATAAGATCTATACCTTTAAATTTACTTAATTATATAGAAGGAACAAATATTGATAACTCTGCGAAGGTAACAGAAGAAGAATTTTTAAAGACAGTAGCCATATTTAGGTTTATAAACCCTAAAAGTCAAATAAGATTAGCAGGGGGAAGGAATCTTTTAACTAAGTATGGCAAATTAGCTTTTAAAAGTGGTGCAAATGCAACTATAACAGGAGATATGCTAACTACGTGTGGCATTGGGATAGATGAAGATATAAAAATGATAAAAGAGATGGGATTTAAGATAGTTTAG
- the bioD gene encoding dethiobiotin synthase has translation MGKGIFIIGTDTDVGKTFITAGITYKLIKGGYNAISFKPIQSGGIIEESTNLLIPPDIKYIKDICNIDCDYKKMNTYCLKEEVSPHLAAKIENVEIIKEKIINQYNELINEYEFVIVEGAGGIVVPLIDNTYFVYDLIKDLNIDVVIVSRADVGTINHTVLTNEFLKKFNINAKGIFINKYHGEFYEDDNIRVIKDLTKIEMVHTVGEIKEFTIEDIKKEYEKLDLEKLLNLFS, from the coding sequence ATGGGAAAAGGAATATTTATTATAGGTACAGATACAGATGTAGGAAAAACATTTATTACGGCAGGTATAACTTATAAATTAATAAAGGGTGGATACAATGCAATTTCATTTAAGCCTATTCAAAGTGGGGGGATAATAGAAGAGTCAACAAACTTACTTATCCCACCAGATATAAAATATATAAAGGACATATGTAATATAGATTGTGATTATAAAAAAATGAATACGTATTGTTTAAAAGAAGAGGTTTCTCCTCATTTAGCTGCTAAGATTGAAAATGTAGAAATAATAAAGGAAAAAATAATAAATCAGTACAATGAATTAATAAATGAATATGAATTTGTAATTGTTGAGGGAGCAGGAGGAATCGTGGTTCCGTTAATTGATAATACCTATTTTGTGTATGATTTAATTAAGGATTTAAATATAGATGTTGTTATAGTTTCAAGAGCAGATGTAGGCACTATAAATCATACGGTTTTGACAAATGAATTTTTAAAGAAGTTTAATATAAATGCTAAGGGAATTTTTATAAATAAATATCATGGTGAGTTTTATGAAGATGATAACATACGAGTAATAAAGGATTTAACTAAAATTGAAATGGTACATACTGTAGGAGAGATAAAAGAGTTTACAATTGAAGATATAAAAAAAGAGTATGAAAAACTTGATTTAGAAAAATTGTTGAATTTATTTAGTTAA
- the bioA gene encoding adenosylmethionine--8-amino-7-oxononanoate transaminase, translating into MSMKELQSKDLKYIWHPCSQMKDYEKFPPIVIKNGKGVFLEDINGRKYLDAVSSWWVNLFGHSNQRINDALYKQANSLEHVIFANFSHQPAIELCERIISITPDRLNKVFFGDNGSSAIEIALKLSFQYHQQIGNVKKTRFVNISDAYHGETIGALSMGDMDLYSKVYKPLLLDSIKVEGPDCFRCKFNKERSSCNAECFVNMENKIELIHEEVSAIIIEPLVQCAAGMKIYSPKYLIKLRELCDRYNINLIADEIAVGFGRTGKMFACEHANISPDIMCLSKGLTAGYMPLSLVLMGDKMYNAFYDEYNTMKAFLHSHSYSGNPLGCSVALETLNIFEDENIIEVNKKKSMYLRRKVESILKDIPHLGEYRQIGMIGAIELVKDLKTKEPFESEKRIGYAIYQNALKRGVILRTLGNVIYFMPPYVISEDEIDFMVDVAKDSIIEYFSNSDQK; encoded by the coding sequence ATGAGTATGAAAGAATTACAATCAAAAGATTTAAAATATATATGGCATCCATGTTCACAAATGAAAGATTATGAGAAATTTCCACCCATAGTAATTAAAAATGGAAAAGGTGTATTTTTAGAAGATATAAATGGAAGAAAATATTTAGATGCAGTATCTTCTTGGTGGGTGAATTTATTTGGACATTCAAATCAACGAATTAATGATGCATTATACAAACAAGCAAATTCATTAGAACATGTTATTTTTGCTAATTTTAGTCATCAACCTGCGATAGAATTATGTGAAAGAATAATAAGTATAACACCAGATAGATTAAATAAAGTATTTTTCGGAGATAATGGTTCATCAGCTATAGAAATTGCGTTAAAACTGAGTTTCCAATATCATCAGCAAATAGGTAATGTTAAAAAAACTAGATTTGTAAATATATCTGATGCGTATCATGGAGAAACAATAGGAGCATTATCCATGGGGGATATGGATTTGTATAGCAAAGTATACAAACCACTATTACTAGATTCTATAAAAGTAGAAGGTCCAGATTGCTTTAGATGTAAATTTAATAAAGAAAGAAGCTCATGTAATGCAGAATGCTTTGTAAATATGGAAAATAAAATAGAGTTAATTCATGAAGAAGTAAGTGCTATAATAATTGAGCCATTAGTACAATGTGCAGCAGGAATGAAAATATATTCTCCTAAATATTTAATTAAGTTAAGAGAACTTTGTGATAGATATAATATAAATTTAATAGCAGATGAGATAGCAGTTGGATTTGGAAGAACTGGAAAGATGTTTGCTTGTGAACATGCAAATATTTCTCCGGATATAATGTGTTTATCTAAAGGTCTTACAGCTGGATATATGCCATTATCCTTAGTACTAATGGGAGATAAAATGTATAATGCATTTTATGATGAGTATAATACTATGAAGGCATTTTTACATAGCCATAGTTATTCAGGAAATCCACTTGGATGTAGTGTAGCACTGGAAACTTTAAATATATTTGAAGATGAAAATATAATTGAAGTAAATAAGAAAAAAAGTATGTACTTAAGAAGGAAAGTAGAGAGTATTTTAAAAGATATACCCCATTTAGGGGAATATAGGCAAATAGGAATGATTGGAGCAATTGAATTAGTAAAAGATTTGAAAACGAAAGAACCTTTTGAAAGTGAAAAAAGGATAGGGTATGCTATATATCAAAATGCCTTAAAAAGAGGCGTTATATTAAGAACATTAGGAAATGTAATTTATTTTATGCCACCGTATGTTATAAGTGAAGATGAGATTGATTTTATGGTAGATGTAGCTAAAGATAGTATAATAGAGTACTTTAGTAATAGTGATCAAAAATAG
- a CDS encoding ArsR/SmtB family transcription factor: MREDINACNCIEIHEDIVNEVKGVMPEDEMLYDLAELFKVFGDTTRIKILYALFSKEMCVCDIASLLGMTHSAISHQLRVLKQARLVKFRKEGKVVYYSLDDSHISQIFDCGLNHIQETYKR; the protein is encoded by the coding sequence ATGAGAGAAGATATAAATGCATGTAATTGTATTGAAATACATGAAGATATAGTTAATGAAGTAAAAGGGGTGATGCCAGAAGATGAGATGTTGTATGATCTTGCTGAGCTATTTAAGGTATTTGGGGATACGACAAGAATAAAAATTTTATATGCTTTATTTTCTAAAGAGATGTGTGTATGTGATATAGCGAGTTTATTAGGTATGACTCACTCAGCTATATCTCACCAACTTAGAGTTTTAAAGCAAGCAAGATTAGTTAAATTTAGAAAAGAAGGAAAGGTTGTTTATTATTCATTGGATGATAGTCATATAAGTCAAATATTTGATTGCGGGTTAAACCATATCCAAGAAACATATAAACGTTAA